One Luteolibacter rhizosphaerae DNA segment encodes these proteins:
- a CDS encoding L-serine ammonia-lyase, with amino-acid sequence MTLSALDLFTIGVGPSSSHTVGPMRAASRFVRGLVEQGLAERVSRVRCDLYGSLAATGKGHGTDSAILLGFLGEEPETVEIDSIPAKLAGIRAGRLLLPWGEEIEFDERADLDFKRLKPLPLHPNGMHFTALDAAGSPLADAVIYSLGGGFIASEAEMQAPVATEISVAHPFTNAAELMAHCENKACSIATLLLENEAAFRPEAETRARLNAVWQAMQLCVKRGCSQEGTLPGGLKVKRRAKAIFESLCSHPEASLTDPLTILDWVNLYALAVNEENAAGGRVVTAPTNGAAGIIPAVLHYAYRFRHSPHPDGVHRFLLTAAAIGMLYKRNASISGAEAGCQGEVGVACSMAAAGLVEYLGGTPKQVENAAEIGMEHNLGLTCDPVGGLVQIPCIERNAMASVKAINAARLAMAGDGSHFVSLDKVIKTMRDTGRDMKSKYKETSRGGLAVNVVEC; translated from the coding sequence ATGACCCTTTCCGCACTAGACCTTTTCACGATCGGCGTAGGCCCCTCCTCATCCCACACGGTGGGTCCGATGCGGGCGGCCAGCCGCTTCGTCCGCGGACTGGTGGAGCAGGGATTGGCCGAGCGGGTGAGCCGGGTGCGCTGCGACCTGTATGGATCGCTGGCGGCGACGGGCAAGGGGCACGGGACGGACTCGGCCATCCTGCTGGGCTTCCTAGGCGAGGAGCCGGAGACGGTGGAGATCGACAGCATCCCGGCGAAGCTGGCGGGAATCCGCGCGGGGAGACTGCTGCTGCCGTGGGGGGAGGAGATCGAATTCGACGAGCGGGCCGATCTGGACTTCAAGCGGCTGAAGCCGCTGCCGCTGCACCCGAACGGCATGCATTTCACGGCGCTGGATGCGGCGGGGAGCCCGCTGGCGGATGCGGTGATCTACTCGCTGGGCGGTGGATTCATCGCGAGCGAGGCGGAGATGCAGGCACCGGTGGCTACGGAGATTTCGGTGGCGCATCCTTTCACGAATGCGGCGGAGCTAATGGCGCACTGCGAGAACAAGGCGTGCTCGATCGCGACGCTATTGTTAGAGAACGAGGCGGCCTTCCGGCCGGAGGCGGAGACGCGCGCGCGGTTGAATGCCGTGTGGCAGGCGATGCAGCTGTGCGTGAAGCGCGGGTGCTCGCAGGAAGGCACGCTGCCCGGGGGGCTGAAAGTAAAGCGCCGCGCGAAGGCTATTTTCGAGAGCCTGTGCAGTCATCCTGAAGCTTCGCTGACCGATCCGCTGACAATCCTCGATTGGGTCAATCTCTACGCGCTGGCCGTGAACGAAGAGAATGCGGCGGGCGGGCGGGTGGTGACGGCGCCGACGAACGGGGCCGCGGGGATCATCCCGGCCGTTCTGCACTATGCGTATCGTTTCCGGCACTCGCCGCACCCCGATGGCGTGCACCGCTTCCTGCTGACAGCGGCGGCGATCGGGATGCTCTACAAGCGGAATGCCTCGATCTCCGGGGCGGAGGCCGGTTGTCAGGGGGAAGTGGGTGTGGCTTGCTCGATGGCGGCGGCGGGGCTGGTGGAGTATCTGGGCGGGACGCCGAAGCAGGTCGAGAATGCGGCGGAGATCGGGATGGAACACAACTTGGGGCTGACCTGCGATCCGGTCGGCGGGCTGGTGCAGATCCCGTGCATCGAGCGGAATGCGATGGCTTCCGTGAAGGCGATCAATGCAGCGCGACTGGCGATGGCGGGTGACGGCTCGCACTTCGTGTCGCTGGACAAAGTGATCAAGACGATGCGGGACACGGGGCGGGACATGAAGTCGAAGTACAAGGAGACGTCGCGCGGGGGTCTGGCGGTGAACGTGGTGGAGTGCTGA
- a CDS encoding dienelactone hydrolase family protein gives MKSLILSLLAIASASAAIVEKPVEYKQGDLTLEGFHVYDDKVEGKRPAVLVIHQWTGLSDYEKMRSRKLAELGYNVFAADIYGKGIRPVPPEASKEAGKYKGDRDLYRARLNAALDVLKADEHTDTSRIAAIGYCFGGGGVLELARSGADIAGVVSFHGAIDAAPGKEAPAGGVKAKVLVLHGAIDPHVPSEHVLAFGKEMENAGADWQFVAYGDAVHSFTQEKAGNDPSKGSAYNEKADKRSWEAMKTFFAEIFAK, from the coding sequence ATGAAATCCCTGATCCTTTCCCTCCTCGCCATCGCCTCAGCCTCCGCCGCCATCGTGGAAAAGCCCGTCGAATACAAACAAGGCGACCTCACCCTCGAAGGCTTCCACGTCTACGACGACAAAGTCGAGGGCAAGCGCCCCGCCGTCCTGGTCATTCACCAGTGGACCGGCCTCTCCGACTACGAGAAGATGCGCAGCCGCAAGCTCGCGGAACTCGGCTACAACGTTTTCGCCGCCGATATCTACGGCAAGGGTATCCGCCCCGTTCCGCCCGAAGCGTCGAAGGAAGCGGGCAAATACAAAGGCGACCGCGACCTCTACCGCGCTCGCCTGAATGCCGCGCTCGACGTGCTCAAGGCCGATGAACACACCGATACCTCCCGCATCGCCGCCATCGGCTACTGCTTCGGTGGTGGCGGTGTCCTCGAGCTCGCCCGCAGCGGCGCGGACATTGCCGGGGTCGTCTCCTTCCACGGCGCCATCGATGCCGCCCCCGGCAAGGAAGCTCCCGCCGGTGGCGTGAAGGCGAAGGTCCTCGTCCTCCACGGTGCCATCGATCCCCATGTCCCCAGCGAGCACGTCCTCGCCTTCGGCAAGGAAATGGAGAACGCCGGTGCCGACTGGCAATTCGTCGCCTATGGCGACGCCGTTCACTCCTTCACCCAAGAGAAAGCCGGCAACGATCCCTCCAAAGGCTCTGCCTACAACGAGAAAGCCGACAAGCGCTCATGGGAAGCCATGAAGACCTTCTTCGCCGAGATCTTCGCCAAGTAA
- a CDS encoding efflux RND transporter periplasmic adaptor subunit, which produces MSQPVSTLLACTLLLAPGFLLAQGKGPAAAVAAETYAVKTTPMASTVTTVGTLRANESVDIVPELTKRLVKVEVQEGAQVSKDEVLFILDDADLTAEISEIDARLKLAEANETRTGSLLPERAISKQAYDLAKAELDIFKAQKVTREVELAKTRIRAPFAGKTGVRRVSEGALVTPTTVLMSLQDLSRIKVDFPLPERYAAEVKPGQKFSFTVAGNATRFEGKVQVIEPAVEAATRSLHVRGVCEQPKGLLPGGFADVTLDLDTVENGFAIPSQAVVPSAKGQGVYVLKDGKAEFRDVEIGLRTAGQVQVLHGLAEGDQVLTTNLLRLRPGVEVTPLTP; this is translated from the coding sequence ATGTCCCAACCCGTCTCCACGCTGCTCGCGTGTACGCTCTTGCTCGCGCCCGGCTTCCTGCTCGCGCAGGGCAAAGGCCCCGCCGCCGCGGTGGCAGCGGAAACTTACGCGGTGAAGACGACCCCCATGGCTTCTACGGTCACCACCGTCGGCACCTTGCGCGCGAATGAATCGGTGGACATTGTCCCCGAACTCACCAAGCGACTCGTCAAGGTCGAGGTGCAAGAGGGCGCTCAAGTGTCCAAGGACGAGGTGCTCTTCATCCTCGATGATGCCGATCTGACCGCGGAAATCTCCGAGATCGATGCACGGCTCAAACTCGCCGAGGCGAATGAAACCCGCACCGGATCCCTCCTGCCGGAGCGCGCGATCAGCAAGCAGGCCTACGATCTGGCGAAGGCGGAGCTCGATATCTTCAAGGCCCAGAAGGTCACCCGCGAAGTGGAGTTGGCCAAGACCCGCATCCGCGCCCCCTTCGCCGGGAAGACCGGCGTGCGGCGCGTGAGTGAGGGCGCCTTGGTGACACCCACTACCGTGCTCATGAGCCTGCAGGACCTCTCTCGGATCAAGGTCGACTTCCCCTTGCCTGAGCGCTACGCCGCAGAGGTGAAGCCGGGTCAGAAGTTCAGCTTCACCGTCGCCGGGAATGCCACCCGGTTTGAGGGGAAGGTGCAGGTCATCGAACCCGCCGTGGAGGCCGCCACCCGCAGCCTTCACGTACGCGGCGTCTGCGAGCAGCCGAAGGGCCTGCTTCCCGGCGGCTTCGCGGACGTAACCTTGGACCTCGATACCGTGGAGAACGGCTTCGCCATCCCCAGCCAGGCGGTTGTTCCCTCCGCGAAAGGGCAGGGGGTTTACGTCCTGAAGGACGGCAAGGCGGAGTTCCGCGATGTCGAGATCGGTCTCCGCACCGCCGGTCAGGTCCAAGTCCTGCACGGACTGGCCGAAGGAGACCAGGTGCTTACCACCAATCTCCTCCGCCTCCGCCCCGGCGTCGAAGTCACCCCCCTTACCCCCTGA
- a CDS encoding lysozyme inhibitor LprI family protein, which translates to MKFAIIGFFLILGIACGNELEAAKAEYAKQDKALNEVYAQLKTKLPAERFAELQKDQREWVEHREFMAEWQEKEGQPETAVDRWELAAGLTEGRIDWLKAWLKLDERKEGWGGRYSDGYNGELEIVEKDGKAWFALHVVRGPTFHVGGIGGEFRRNGMMGFYETKADGEERPTWLTFREGYDKPGKIMVEGENTSPFHGMRAYFGGTYLWTGELTAEEQKKVIEAKLDE; encoded by the coding sequence ATGAAATTCGCGATCATCGGATTCTTTCTCATCCTCGGCATCGCCTGCGGCAATGAACTGGAGGCGGCCAAGGCCGAGTATGCCAAGCAGGACAAGGCACTGAACGAGGTGTATGCGCAGCTGAAGACAAAGCTGCCGGCGGAACGATTCGCCGAGCTGCAGAAGGATCAACGCGAGTGGGTGGAGCACCGTGAATTCATGGCCGAATGGCAGGAGAAGGAGGGCCAGCCTGAAACCGCAGTGGATCGCTGGGAGCTGGCGGCGGGGCTCACCGAGGGACGGATCGACTGGCTGAAGGCATGGCTGAAGCTGGACGAGCGAAAGGAGGGCTGGGGCGGACGCTACTCCGACGGCTACAATGGCGAGCTGGAGATCGTCGAGAAGGACGGCAAGGCATGGTTCGCCCTGCATGTGGTGCGCGGGCCGACCTTCCATGTCGGCGGGATCGGCGGGGAATTCCGGCGCAACGGGATGATGGGATTTTACGAGACGAAGGCGGACGGCGAGGAGCGCCCGACCTGGCTGACCTTCCGCGAGGGCTACGACAAGCCGGGCAAGATCATGGTGGAAGGGGAGAACACCTCTCCCTTCCACGGGATGCGGGCCTACTTCGGCGGGACCTATCTCTGGACCGGCGAACTCACGGCGGAGGAGCAGAAGAAAGTTATCGAAGCAAAGCTGGACGAATAA
- a CDS encoding benzoate/H(+) symporter BenE family transporter, whose translation MSKPARPAIDSARPQAHDGPARMLKDFSISALVAGFVSVLVGFSSSVAIIFQATQNLHATPEQTASWIWAIGIGMGIPSILFSIATRKPILIAWSTPGVVVIGAAAAAGHLTMPQAIGCFLFSAVLIIVTGFSGGFEKVMNCLPLPLASALLAGVLSRFALDAFVAVPRNPALVLPMVGAYVLGRRFWPRANVPVILLLGIAIVAIQGLFHMERVPWGITLPVWIAPEFSAAALIGVGIPLFIVTMASQNLPGIAAIRVGGYEAPVSKIIGWTGVSTFLLAPFGAFGINLAAITAAFVVGPEAHPDPARRYWAPVCAGLFYLLIGVFGATVAGLFSAFPRELVLAVGGLALLATIGNALAAALGEDRYREASALTFFVTLSGITLLGIGSAFWGIVAGAIVLLLHRRPAHAV comes from the coding sequence GTGTCAAAGCCCGCACGCCCGGCCATTGACTCCGCCCGCCCGCAAGCGCATGACGGCCCGGCCCGCATGCTGAAGGACTTCTCCATTTCCGCACTCGTCGCGGGTTTCGTCTCCGTGCTGGTCGGCTTTTCCAGCTCCGTCGCCATCATCTTCCAGGCCACGCAGAATCTCCACGCCACCCCCGAGCAGACCGCCTCGTGGATCTGGGCCATCGGCATCGGCATGGGGATTCCCTCCATCCTCTTCTCCATCGCCACGCGGAAGCCCATCCTCATCGCCTGGTCCACCCCCGGCGTCGTCGTCATCGGCGCTGCCGCCGCGGCCGGGCACCTCACCATGCCGCAGGCCATCGGCTGCTTTCTCTTCAGCGCCGTGCTCATCATTGTCACCGGCTTCAGCGGCGGCTTTGAGAAGGTGATGAACTGCCTGCCCCTACCGCTCGCTTCCGCGCTGCTCGCCGGCGTGCTCTCCCGCTTCGCACTCGATGCCTTCGTCGCCGTGCCGCGGAATCCCGCCCTCGTCCTGCCCATGGTCGGCGCTTACGTCCTCGGTCGCCGCTTCTGGCCCCGGGCAAATGTCCCTGTCATCCTCCTGCTCGGCATCGCCATCGTCGCGATCCAGGGGCTGTTCCATATGGAGCGCGTCCCGTGGGGCATCACCCTGCCGGTCTGGATCGCGCCGGAGTTCTCCGCCGCCGCCCTCATCGGCGTTGGCATCCCCTTGTTCATCGTCACCATGGCCTCGCAGAATCTGCCGGGCATCGCCGCCATCCGCGTCGGCGGCTACGAGGCCCCGGTGTCGAAGATCATCGGCTGGACCGGCGTCTCCACCTTCCTCCTCGCCCCCTTCGGGGCCTTCGGCATCAATCTTGCCGCCATCACCGCCGCCTTCGTCGTCGGCCCGGAGGCCCATCCGGATCCCGCCCGCCGCTACTGGGCCCCAGTCTGTGCCGGTCTCTTTTACCTCCTCATCGGCGTCTTCGGCGCCACGGTCGCGGGACTCTTCTCGGCCTTCCCCCGGGAGCTCGTGCTCGCCGTAGGCGGCCTCGCCCTGCTCGCCACCATCGGGAATGCTTTGGCCGCCGCTCTCGGGGAGGACCGCTATCGGGAGGCCTCGGCCCTCACCTTCTTCGTCACCCTTTCCGGCATCACCCTGCTAGGCATCGGCTCCGCCTTCTGGGGCATCGTCGCCGGGGCCATCGTGCTGCTCCTGCACCGCCGTCCGGCACACGCGGTTTGA